The following nucleotide sequence is from Pseudomonas sessilinigenes.
GGCACGAGCCGGCTTTGACGTGTGGATTCCGGAAATGCGTGGCCACGGCCTGTCCCGGCGTAATGCCGGGTACCGCCAGAACCGCGTGGCCGACTACGCGCGCTACGATCTGCCGGCGATTGCCGCCTTCGTTCGCGAGCAAAGCGGGCAGATCCCTCATTGGATCGGCCACTCTCTGGGGGGCACCACTTTGGCGGCGGCGCTGGGTGGACAATACCTGGGGGAGGCGGGCGTGGCCTCCGCGGCGTTTTTCGGTACCCAGGTCAGCCGAATCTATTGGCCTTTGAAGATTCCTCTCGTGGAGTGGGGCGGACGCCTACTTATCAAGCGTTTCGCCCAGTTGTCCGGTTCACGGCTCAAGCGTGGTCCAGAAGACGAGCCTATTGGCCTGGCGCTGGAAAGCATGCGCTGGCACGGATTGTTTGGTCGCTTTGGCGATGCCGACAAGGATTGGTGGGCCGGCCTCACTGAGGTTGCGGTGCCGGCTCTGGCGGTCAGTGCGGCGGGAGACCACCAGGACCCGACCTGGGCGTGCCGCAAGTTGTTCGAACAATTGGCAAGCCAGCACAAACAGTTTGTGTGCCTGGGGCGAGAGCAGGGTTTCAGTGGCAATTTCGGGCATGTCGAGATGCTGGTGAGCAAGCCGGCCCAGGCCGAAGTCTGGCCATTGGTCGCACGCTGGCTCAAGGACCAGCAGTCGCCGTTACTGGCTTGTGTCACCGAGCAACTGGCTACGGTTTGAAGCCAGGGCTCTGACAAGGGCATTTCGTTGCATGTTGCTTGCGGCTAAGATATGACGCGCTGCGCTATTTTGGTCACATTCGGTGATGGGCTCGACTTTCCGTTCTGTCGACAGAACTGAGAAAATACTGGCCGCGTCGATGGGGCAGGTCAGGCATGCAGGCTGGACATGTAGTGTCTGGGCCCGTATCTCCTAGGCTGTCCCAGGAATCAGTGACACCGTCGATCGTGTTCTTACTGTTACAGGAGCTTCTCGATGAATCATTACCTTACTCCCGACCTGTGCGATGCCTACCCGGACCTGGTGCAAGTCGTCGAGCCCATGTTCAGCAACTTTGGTGGTCGCGACTCCTTTGGTGGTGAAATCGTCACCATCAAGTGCTTTGAGGACAACTCTCTGGTCAAGGAGCAGGTGGATCTCAAGGGGCATGGCAAGGTACTGGTGGTCGATGGGGGCGGTTCGCTACGGCGTGCCCTGCTGGGCGACATGCTGGCCGAAAAGGCTGCGAAGAACGGCTGGGAAGGCCTGGTGATCTATGGCTGCATCCGTGATGTAGATGCCATTGCCCAGACTGACCTGGGGGTGCAGGCCCTGGCCAGCCATCCGATGAAAACCGACAAGCGTGGCATTGGCGACCTCAATGTCGCGGTGACTTTTGCCGGAGTCACTTTCCGCCCGGGCGAGTATGTCTATGCCGATAACAACGGCGTGATCGTTTCGCCCAGCCCGCTGAAAATGCCTGAATGAGCCAATGGCCTGACAAGGGATGAGGATGTTCGAGGAAGAAAACGCGCAATGGGGGCTAGTGCATGCCCTGGTGCTGGATGGTGAAGGCGGTGCGCGCTCGATTGCCCGGACAGAGCTCGACGAATTGCAGCTGCAGGCCCATGAAAGCCTGTGGCTGCATTGGGATCGCAGTCATCCGCAGACCCAGACCTGGCTGCGCCGCTCCAGTGGCTTGAGCGAGTTCAGCTGTGACCTGCTGCTGGAGGAAAATACCCGTCCACGCCTCTTGGCCCTGCCTGATTCGGAGCTGTTGCTGTTTCTACGGGGCATCAACCTCAATCCCGGGGCCGAGCCTGAGGACATGGTCTCGGTGCGGATCTTCGCCAGTGCCCAGCGGGTGATCTCCTTGCGTTTGCGACCCTTGCGCGCGACCGATGAGCTATTGGTGCAGCTGGCCGAAGGCAAGGGGCCGAAAAATGCCGCTGAACTGCTGCTCTACATGGCCGAGTACCTGACGGACAAAGTGCAGAATCTGGTCAGCGACCTCTCTGAAGTGGTCGATGATGAAGAAGAAAAACTGGATGCCGACGAACGGTATACCCCCGAGCACGGCAGCATTTTGCAGATCCGTCGGCGGGCTGCCGGGCTCAAGCGCTTCCTGGCTCCGCAGCGGGATATTTTCGCTCAACTGAGCCGCATCAAGTTGCTCTGGTTCGCCGCCGATGATGGGGACTACTGGAACGAGTTGCACAACAGCCTGACCCGCTACCTGGAAGAACTGGAACTGGCCAGAGAGCGCGTGGGGCTTGTGCTGGAGGCCGAAGACCGGCGTCTGAGCGTGCGCATGAATCGCACCATGTATCGCTTCGGAATCATCACGGGGATCTTCCTTCCCATGAGCTTTCTTACTGGCCTTCTGGGAATCAACGTCGGCGGTATTCCATTTTCCGCAAGCCCCTATGGCTTCATCATCGCCTGCCTGTTGTTGGTAGCGGTAGCGCTGGGACAATGGTGGTTATTCCGACGTTTGCGCTGGGTATAACGATGCGCCATGTGACCCGAATAAATCTGATCGCGTCTTTTTCAGACATCACCAGAGGTGCGTATGCACGATCCGTTTGAACAGTCGTTGCGTGACATGCTCAAAGCCTCGCCATCAAGCCGCGATGACGATGCCTGCCTGGGCCGCGTATTGAAAACCGCCAACCGCCAGGTTGGGGCAGGG
It contains:
- a CDS encoding alpha/beta fold hydrolase, which produces MQSSSNLFPVALTSAERRGDLSEDVYRLKPGNSPDPSVELAVTRLGMADEPQVRGVPVILLHGSFSNRRFWYSPKGIGLGAYLARAGFDVWIPEMRGHGLSRRNAGYRQNRVADYARYDLPAIAAFVREQSGQIPHWIGHSLGGTTLAAALGGQYLGEAGVASAAFFGTQVSRIYWPLKIPLVEWGGRLLIKRFAQLSGSRLKRGPEDEPIGLALESMRWHGLFGRFGDADKDWWAGLTEVAVPALAVSAAGDHQDPTWACRKLFEQLASQHKQFVCLGREQGFSGNFGHVEMLVSKPAQAEVWPLVARWLKDQQSPLLACVTEQLATV
- a CDS encoding zinc transporter ZntB → MFEEENAQWGLVHALVLDGEGGARSIARTELDELQLQAHESLWLHWDRSHPQTQTWLRRSSGLSEFSCDLLLEENTRPRLLALPDSELLLFLRGINLNPGAEPEDMVSVRIFASAQRVISLRLRPLRATDELLVQLAEGKGPKNAAELLLYMAEYLTDKVQNLVSDLSEVVDDEEEKLDADERYTPEHGSILQIRRRAAGLKRFLAPQRDIFAQLSRIKLLWFAADDGDYWNELHNSLTRYLEELELARERVGLVLEAEDRRLSVRMNRTMYRFGIITGIFLPMSFLTGLLGINVGGIPFSASPYGFIIACLLLVAVALGQWWLFRRLRWV
- the rraA gene encoding ribonuclease E activity regulator RraA, producing the protein MNHYLTPDLCDAYPDLVQVVEPMFSNFGGRDSFGGEIVTIKCFEDNSLVKEQVDLKGHGKVLVVDGGGSLRRALLGDMLAEKAAKNGWEGLVIYGCIRDVDAIAQTDLGVQALASHPMKTDKRGIGDLNVAVTFAGVTFRPGEYVYADNNGVIVSPSPLKMPE